From a region of the Leptospira venezuelensis genome:
- the secF gene encoding protein translocase subunit SecF, whose protein sequence is MFDFIKYKYVSITFSTILIIVGFGVTFGKYGGFATSLDFDGGLRAVVEFPENVERKNLEEYFSSKNLEAVLVLMDKDKNDYQIDIGLGSVDQIKQLYVERKGKDSVEAQQASAIDALIGLLQEDFKLEKKKILSANQVGSVVGAELTSTGISLLSLTLFFIMLYLSFRFQFKFALGAILALIHDLVITIAFIGFFQIKPSVPIIAALLTLLGYSINDTIVVFDRIRENAGNLRDTFSQVINLSINQTLSRTFNTSVATLISVVAIIIGGAVELYDFAYVLTFGIILGTFSSVFIAAPLVDIYDTLSKRWKRS, encoded by the coding sequence ATGTTTGATTTTATAAAATATAAATACGTATCCATTACCTTCTCTACCATCCTGATCATAGTCGGGTTTGGAGTTACTTTTGGAAAATACGGTGGGTTTGCTACTTCTTTGGATTTTGACGGAGGTTTAAGAGCTGTTGTCGAATTCCCTGAGAATGTAGAACGTAAAAACTTAGAAGAGTATTTCTCTTCTAAAAATTTAGAGGCCGTATTGGTCCTAATGGACAAAGACAAAAACGATTATCAAATCGATATAGGTCTTGGTTCAGTTGATCAGATCAAACAACTTTATGTAGAAAGAAAAGGTAAAGATAGTGTAGAGGCTCAGCAAGCTTCCGCCATCGACGCCTTGATCGGACTTTTACAAGAAGACTTTAAATTAGAAAAAAAGAAAATACTCTCTGCGAACCAAGTAGGTTCAGTTGTGGGAGCGGAGTTAACTTCTACAGGGATCTCCCTTTTAAGCCTAACTCTTTTCTTTATCATGTTGTATTTGAGCTTCCGCTTCCAATTCAAGTTTGCATTGGGCGCGATTTTAGCTCTTATTCATGACTTAGTGATCACAATTGCGTTTATCGGATTTTTCCAAATTAAGCCGAGCGTTCCTATTATTGCGGCACTTCTTACATTACTTGGATATTCTATCAATGATACGATTGTGGTGTTCGACAGGATCCGTGAAAATGCAGGGAACTTAAGAGATACTTTCTCTCAGGTGATCAATCTTTCGATTAACCAGACTCTTTCCAGAACTTTCAATACTTCGGTAGCAACTTTGATCTCCGTGGTAGCGATCATCATTGGTGGAGCAGTGGAGTTATATGACTTCGCCTATGTTCTTACCTTCGGGATCATCCTCGGAACATTCTCCTCCGTATTCATTGCGGCACCACTCGTGGACATCTACGATACTCTGAGTAAGAGGTGGAAACGCTCTTGA
- the secD gene encoding protein translocase subunit SecD — protein sequence MKSVQWIFVPILVVASSLTLLYPNFAERELELAVRKEFKQLPEENRKELLTSFAERWKTDYNPKGDWQIEPDPSVFPDQDYYLVKGRFITSAKINQLSQENQELILEPKNKLRPTWVEEFIFGGRPLAIRLGLDLQGGMRVVLKGDFDDYTSKLKDSYTKEIEELTKKKSDAALSEKERKEAQDKLKEIESYFELTPGRKLAELEKAKLIIDNRLTNQNLTEPQVRIQKDQDSIEVSLPGVSNSSQILDIIRNTETVEYRLREPSDSNANSKGIYHDAIELEEMKLMSQGKKEETEIVKFQNIVKQKLGKDEQDRFLAAMEKKYNIPEKYKLYVKWSRANNPKASLLPREFVVLERAISLDGKDMRNARESYDQNRLSYYVSFSLTSQGAEKFFDITSKNVGRQLAIVWGDKVISDPVIRSPIAGGNAQIDGEFGQKEATDLANVISEGALPIPLNVLEMRFIGPTLGIESIEVGLKAVLLGFALVIVFMLIIYRLSGLVADIALLVNVIVLMALLSLMGFTLTLPGFAGIILTVGMAVDANVIIYERIKEELAAGKHVSAAVAQGFENAFWTIMDSNVTTLISGILMIKLGNGPIKGFAITLCWGIITSLFTSLFLSRMIMDLLVNKFGVRKLQIGFKKLESKNV from the coding sequence TTGAAATCTGTCCAATGGATTTTTGTTCCAATATTGGTTGTAGCGTCTTCATTGACGCTTCTTTATCCAAACTTCGCCGAAAGGGAATTGGAACTCGCAGTAAGAAAAGAGTTTAAACAATTACCCGAAGAAAACCGCAAAGAATTACTAACCAGTTTTGCGGAAAGATGGAAAACCGATTATAATCCGAAAGGTGATTGGCAGATAGAGCCTGATCCTAGTGTTTTCCCGGATCAGGATTATTATCTGGTCAAAGGAAGATTTATTACTTCTGCAAAGATCAACCAGCTTTCTCAAGAAAACCAAGAATTGATCTTAGAACCTAAAAATAAACTTAGACCTACTTGGGTTGAAGAGTTTATTTTTGGAGGAAGACCTTTGGCAATCCGCTTAGGATTGGACTTACAAGGTGGAATGAGAGTCGTTTTGAAAGGTGATTTTGACGACTATACTTCTAAATTAAAAGATTCTTATACAAAAGAGATCGAAGAACTTACTAAGAAAAAAAGTGACGCTGCACTTTCTGAAAAAGAAAGAAAAGAAGCTCAAGACAAACTGAAAGAGATCGAAAGTTATTTCGAATTAACACCTGGCAGAAAACTGGCAGAGTTGGAAAAAGCGAAGTTGATTATCGACAATCGTTTGACCAACCAAAACTTAACAGAGCCTCAAGTACGTATCCAGAAGGACCAAGATTCTATCGAGGTTTCTTTGCCGGGTGTCAGCAACTCTTCTCAAATATTAGATATTATCCGAAACACTGAAACTGTAGAATACAGATTGAGAGAACCTTCTGATTCTAATGCGAACTCCAAAGGTATTTACCACGACGCCATTGAGTTGGAAGAAATGAAACTCATGAGCCAAGGTAAAAAGGAAGAAACCGAGATCGTAAAATTCCAGAATATTGTTAAACAGAAACTGGGAAAAGACGAGCAGGACAGATTCCTTGCGGCTATGGAGAAGAAGTACAATATTCCTGAAAAATATAAATTGTATGTAAAATGGTCCAGAGCTAATAATCCTAAAGCATCTTTACTTCCTAGAGAATTCGTGGTTCTGGAAAGAGCTATCTCTCTGGACGGAAAGGATATGAGAAACGCTCGCGAGAGTTATGACCAAAACAGACTTTCCTATTACGTTTCCTTCTCCTTAACTTCACAAGGTGCTGAGAAATTTTTCGATATCACTTCCAAAAACGTAGGAAGACAACTTGCAATCGTTTGGGGAGATAAAGTTATCTCTGACCCTGTCATTCGGAGCCCTATTGCAGGTGGTAATGCTCAGATCGACGGAGAGTTTGGACAAAAAGAAGCTACAGATCTCGCAAACGTGATCAGTGAGGGTGCACTTCCTATCCCATTAAACGTTTTAGAAATGAGATTTATCGGTCCTACTTTAGGGATCGAATCCATCGAAGTTGGATTGAAGGCGGTTCTATTAGGATTCGCACTCGTGATCGTGTTTATGCTGATCATCTATAGATTATCCGGCTTGGTTGCAGATATTGCACTTCTTGTGAACGTGATCGTGCTTATGGCACTTCTTTCCTTGATGGGATTTACTTTGACCCTACCTGGTTTTGCGGGGATCATCCTCACAGTGGGTATGGCGGTAGATGCTAACGTTATTATCTACGAAAGGATTAAGGAAGAATTAGCTGCAGGAAAACATGTTTCTGCAGCGGTTGCCCAAGGATTTGAAAACGCCTTCTGGACGATTATGGACAGTAACGTTACAACCTTGATCTCTGGAATCTTGATGATCAAACTTGGAAACGGACCAATCAAAGGATTTGCGATCACTCTTTGTTGGGGGATCATCACTTCCTTGTTTACCTCCTTATTCTTGAGCAGAATGATCATGGATCTATTGGTAAACAAATTTGGAGTTCGTAAACTCCAGATCGGATTCAAAAAACTGGAGTCCAAAAATGTTTGA
- a CDS encoding SRP-less Sec system protein produces the protein MNKILCLLLSISLTLPIFGQDGEEIDFLDKVSEPKKTTTSSKKTPLAKASRKKKVKKNAGKKKKVVESKETEQKESEPKKKVDPEIAPEDPTQGKNSGDPNGPTETTERNLNKEVPNPEVSAEIQKPYWLNEETNLSPKNLPGFDASASSLPKEDISIREKLGEILKLGDDKKKEEEKRKAAEQKEQGAIAGFFSEHKKGIIIIAIILAFALYQFRAKGARVTRRSPVTINKVRRD, from the coding sequence ATGAATAAGATCCTATGCCTCCTTCTTTCCATCTCCTTAACCCTTCCGATTTTCGGACAGGACGGAGAAGAAATCGATTTTTTGGACAAGGTTTCCGAACCTAAGAAGACAACTACTTCTTCCAAAAAGACACCTCTTGCAAAAGCTTCTAGAAAGAAAAAAGTAAAGAAGAATGCAGGCAAAAAGAAGAAGGTAGTCGAGTCTAAAGAGACCGAACAGAAAGAATCCGAGCCTAAGAAAAAAGTAGATCCGGAAATCGCACCGGAAGATCCTACTCAGGGAAAAAATTCAGGAGATCCTAACGGACCGACTGAAACCACTGAGAGAAATCTAAACAAAGAAGTTCCTAATCCTGAAGTATCGGCTGAGATCCAAAAGCCGTACTGGTTAAATGAAGAAACAAATCTAAGTCCGAAAAATCTACCTGGTTTTGATGCTAGTGCTTCTTCTTTGCCTAAGGAAGATATTTCTATCAGAGAGAAGTTAGGTGAGATCCTAAAACTCGGAGACGATAAGAAAAAAGAAGAAGAGAAAAGAAAGGCTGCGGAACAAAAAGAACAAGGTGCTATAGCAGGATTTTTCTCAGAACATAAAAAAGGGATCATCATCATCGCAATCATACTTGCTTTTGCTTTATATCAATTCAGAGCCAAAGGCGCACGTGTCACTCGGCGTTCCCCTGTGACCATCAACAAAGTGAGAAGAGACTAG
- the yajC gene encoding preprotein translocase subunit YajC encodes MLSNFQNLLILAQADPAGAQGGGFNTLLFIPILFIILYFIVIRPQRNEEKKRKTMIDSLQKGDVVITSSGIHGKVVEFKDNNESVVLAIAKDTNVTFNSSTILRKKEKEKEA; translated from the coding sequence ATGCTCAGCAATTTTCAAAATTTATTAATATTAGCCCAAGCAGATCCGGCTGGGGCACAAGGTGGCGGATTTAATACTCTATTATTTATCCCGATCCTATTTATCATTCTGTATTTTATAGTGATCCGTCCTCAAAGAAACGAGGAAAAGAAAAGAAAAACGATGATCGATAGCCTCCAAAAAGGAGACGTGGTTATTACTTCTTCCGGGATCCATGGCAAAGTGGTAGAATTTAAGGATAATAACGAATCTGTCGTTTTAGCAATTGCTAAGGACACCAACGTTACCTTCAATTCCAGCACGATTTTAAGAAAGAAGGAAAAAGAGAAAGAGGCCTAA